A segment of the Bacillus licheniformis DSM 13 = ATCC 14580 genome:
GTACTGACAGAGAGCGTGACATTCGCTCTTCCTTGAAGAGGGATGGTCTGGTGGATCGACAGCACATTGCAGCCCGATTCAGCTACCACTTGCAGCAGATGGGACAGCGTTCCTGAGCGGTCCTCCAAATGAAAAAAAAGCGTGATAATCTGTTCCTTGACCATCGTATAAAAAGGAAAAACCGCATCTCTGTACTTATAAAAAGCGCTTCGGCTCAAATCTACCTTTTGTACGGCTTCAGCTACAGATTCCGCTTTTTTCCGCTCAATCAGCTTTTTGACCTCAAGTGTTTTCCGCATTGCCTCCGGCAGCACGTCTTCCCTGACAAGATAAAAGGTCTCCTCTTTCACAGACTTTTCTCTCCTTTTAAAAACCCTGATTCCTTTACATTGATCCTGCGAAAGGAAGGGCGTTCCTTTCAGCTAAAAGTCGGAGAGCTTGCTTGGCAAACTCTCCGGTATGATCAGTCGATAAATTCAAATTCAAATTCGAGAAGACGGATCGTATCCCCGTCTTTTGCACCGCGGGCCCGAAGCGCATCATCGACGCCCATTCCGCGAAGCTGTCTGGCAAAACGCTTAACAGACTCATCTCTTGAAAAGTCCGTCATTTTAAATAAGCGTTCAAGCTTGGCTCCGCTGAGCACGAAGGTGCCGTCAGGATCACGGCTGATCTCAAACGGCGCTTCCTCATCCTCAAGCTTATACATGACTCTGTTTTCAGCCATGTCTTCTTCGTCGTAGAGCGGGAATTCCGGCGTCGTTTCCAAACGGTCGGCAATTTCAAACAGCAGATCCCTCAAGCCTTGTCTGGTCACCGCGCTGATTGGAAAAACAGGATAATCATCTGTGAGCTTTTCTTTGAAAGCCTTCAGATTTTCTTCCGCATCCGGCATATCCATTTTATTGGCGACAATAATTTGAGGACGTTCTGTCAGCCTGAGATTATACTGTTCAAGCTCTTTATTAATGGTCACATAATCTTCATACGGGTCGCGCCCTTCAAGACCCGACATGTCAATAACGTGCACGATGACGCGCGTTCTTTCGATATGCCTGAGGAATTGGTGTCCGAGGCCAACTCCTTCGTGCGCCCCCTCAATCAGTCCCGGAAGATCCGCCATTACAAAGCTGCGGCCGTCTTCCGTTTCGACCATTCCGAGATTCGGGTTCAGCGTTGTAAAGTGGTAATCGGCAATTTTCGGCTTGGCCGAAGACACGACAGACAGGAGCGTTGATTTTCCGACGCTTGGGAAGCCGACAAGACCGACATCTGCCAAAACTTTCAGCTCGAGAACAATATAGCGCTCCTTGCCGGGTTCGCCGTTTTCAGAAAGCTGCGGCGCCGGGTTGGCAGGCGTCGCAAAACGTGTATTGCCCCGTCCGCCGCGTCCCCCTTTTGCGATGACGGCTTCCTGTCCGTGCTCCGTTAAATCAGCGATGACCTGTTTTGTATCATCGTCAATGACAACCGTGCCGGGCGGGACTTTCACAACCATGTCTTCGGCATTTCGGCCGTGCTGGTTTTTAGACATGCCGTGTTCTCCGCGCGCTGCCTTAAAATGTCTTTGATATCTAAAATCCATCAGCGTGCTGAGACCTTCGTCAACTTTGAAAACGACGTCTCCGCCTTTTCCGCCGTCACCTCCGGCAGGGCCTCCTTTTGGCACATATTTTTCGCGGCGGAAAGCAACCATACCGTTGCCTCCGTCTCCGCCTTTTACGTATATTTTCACCTGATCAACAAACATAATGTCCTCCGTTCTATTCCTAAAAAACCGCTTTACTTGATATGAATTTCGGCGATGCACTCACGGTCTGTTACATCAAACCGCTTGATTTCATAAAAGTCGGCCAGTGAATGATGAAAGTCTTTGATACCGGTCAGCTTTGTGAATACGCCGTGGAAATCGAGAAAGATGACGAGGCGGTCGTCCGGACCGTCCGTCTGCAGCGTGATCGTCAGATGATTGTCGCTGCCTTTCAAAACGGCATCGTCAAAAATCCCAAACAGCTTTCTGATGAGAACGACGAGCCTTTCTTCATAAGCTGACAAATCCTTGACTTGACCGATCACCTCATATTCAAGCGTCAGCGAATGGGCCATCCAGTTAAATGTAAGCAGCTCATACGCCGCGCGCGGGATTCTAAGGTTTGAAAGCTTTGATTCATGCTGAGCTTCGATGACCACTTCATCGATAATTTCAAATACGCGGTCATACTTTTTTAATGTTAAGTTTCCTTTAATCAATTGCAGTTTATTCATCCAGTCGTGCCTTGAGTGGCTGAGCAGATGGATAAGCTCATGGGTCAAAGCCTTATCGTCCATATTCTTTTCTCGTTTTTTCGAAGTTTCTTCCATTTTGGCACTCCCAATCGTTTGGTCTCTCTTTTAGGAGTCTGATTCAGTTTGTACTTTGAATTATAACAGAGAAGGCAGTATAAATGAAACACGTTTATATACTTTAACGAAGCAGAATCAGAGCGGAAACCCGGCCTTATTTAGGCGTCGGGAAGGTGTTTTAAGCAAGTCATGGTGCTGAATGTAAAAAACTCCGGTCAGAACGACCGGAGTTTCGTTTAAAGGTTAGGCTACAGGATATACGCTCACTTTTTTGCGGTTACGGCCGAAACGTTCGAATTTAACAGTTCCGTCGACTTTTGCATATAGAGTGTCATCTCCGCCGCGCCCAACGTTTTCACCTGGATAGATTTTTGTTCCGCGCTGACGATAAAGGATTGAACCGCCAGATACGAATTGACCGTCTGCACGTTTAGCACCTAGGCGCTTCGCCTCAGAGTCACGTCCGTTTTTCGTTGAACCTACTCCTTTTTTAGATGCAAAAAACTGAAGATCTAATCTTAGCATGTAGCTCACCTCCTATATTTTGTTCGTCGTTACTTTTAAGTAACCTTTGTAGTCTCGTTCGATCGTGTCAAGGGAGACGATCATGCCTTCGAGAAGGAGCTGCGCCTTTTCAAAAGCCTCACGATCCGTACCGTCCGGGAAGCGGAAAGATAAAAACCCCCCGTCTTCCCCGAGGTCAATGACCGGCTCAATGCCCGTCAGCTTCATTACGGCATTGACGGCTCCAAAGGCGACCGCCGACGCCCCTGCGCAAACGAGATCCTGACCATGTTCAGCAAAATTCGCATGTCCCGACATTTCAAAGCCCAAGATGTCTTTGTTCGATCGGGATCTTGTAATCTTTGCATGAATCATATCATACACGCCTTAAGCGTTGATTTTTTCGATAACAACTTTAGTGTAAGGTTGACGATGACCTTGTTTTTTGTGTTGGTTTTTCTTCGGCTTGTACTTAAATACGGTAATTTTTTTAGCGCGGCCTTGTTTTTCAACTTTGCCTGTTACCGTAGCACCTTCAACCGTAGGGCTGCCAACTTTAACATTTTCACCGCCGACAAACAATACGTTGTCAAAAGTAACTGTTTCGCCGGCTTCAGCAGCAAGCTTTTCGACGTATACAGTTTGGCCTTCTTCAACTTTGATTTGTTTTCCGCCTGTTTGAATAATTGCGTACATCTCTGCACCTCCTAATAAACTAAGACTCGCCAGTCACAGGGGGCTAAGAAAGCACTTAACGCCTGTGCTGAGCGGTTGTAGCACGGGTGCTACATCCATAACATTAAAAAATATACCAGAAAAGAGCCCGAGTGTCAATGTCTTTTAGAAGGATGGTCAATAAACCAGAAGCAGATCTTCCATTGAGGAAGTCGTGCGCTTGTCTGTAAAATAAGCGTGGAGAACTTCATTTTCATCCAGCTGGCTCAGTTTTTGTCCGTCCTTCTCAATAATGATCGGGTGTTTGCAGCCCCTTTTAAACATGAGCATGACCTCATAAATCTGCTGTTCGGCGCACACCGTGATCGGTGCGAGTCGCCGCACTTCCCTCTCATTTCCATAGTAGCGCTCAAGCAAAAAACGGATATGGGCGTAATGCCGATTGCGATATTCCTGGTAAAGGGATGCAGCCAAAAATACGAGAAGCACCCAAGCGCTCAGCTGCGACGGGGAGACCAGCAGAGTCGCCGCGATTAGAACAGCGCAGCAAAAGCACGATACAGCCAGCATCATCCGCTGCGCTTTCTGATACGGAAGGTGTTTTGAAAACAGCAGAAACAGCAGCTTCCCGCCGTCAAGCGGCCAAATAGGAAACAGATTTATCAAGAGGATGGTCAGATTGTAAAAAGTAAACGTTTCAAATATATGAGGGCTGATGAGCGAATTGACCGCCAAAAGCCAGGCTGCAAATTGAAGCCAAATGTGCTGAACAGGCCCCGCGGCGATGACGGCAAGCTCTTCCTTTAACGGTCTGTTGCCGTGTTCATCGACTTCCAGCGTTCCTCCAAAAGGCAGCAGGAAAATGCCTTTAATTCTCCATGAAAAATAAACGGCAGCAGCAGCGTGGCCAAGCTCGTGGATCAAAATAATGATCATTAAACAAAACAGCGCTTTAATATGTCCTGTCATGATACCGATCGCCATGACAAGCCACAGCAGCGGATGAATGTGAAGCTTGGTGAAGAGCTCCGTCCATTTACTCAAATGTGATCACCTGTATCGGATCAACAAATTCCTCTCCTTGTTTGATCGCAAAGTAATAGATGCCTTTTTGATTTTTATCCTGCTCAATCGTTCCGAGCTTCGTTCCTTTATCTATATAATCGTATAAAGCGACATCCGCTTTTTTCAGCTGGCCGTAGTAGGTATAGCTGTTGTCCGCATGCTGCAAGACCACCGTCAGGCCTGTTTCCGGATTTTTGTCCACTTCAATGACATAGCCTTCCTTCATGCTGCGGATCGTTTCGTCTTCTGTTTCTACCTTAATGCCCTGCCCTGAGAATTTCTCCTGAACCTTTCCTACGGCAGGTACAGCGAGATCCTGATTCACCTCGACCTGGCCGGACGGTTTGGCGCCTTTCGGCTGAAAGAATGCGAGGGGATCGCCGAACTTGGATTCATACCAATTCTGGAGGGCCGCAAATTGGAACTCTTCAGTAAACACCTGGCTGATAACCGGTTTGATTTGGTTTGCGGGTTCAAACTGGCCTTTGTAGGCAATGGCGGACACAAGAACAAGGCATGCCGACAGAAGACATTTCAAGATGAGCGCATCCGCCTTGACAAGCGGGTGCTTCCCGTTTATCAGCAGGGAACTTCCTTCAGGCGGAGGGAAGTCTCCTCCTTTTTCATCTTCCGAAAAGGCTGTCCATGCAGGCGGCTTGAGCGGCCGCTTTTTGCCGTCTGATGAAAAGGGCTGTTTGTCCGGTGTTTTCCGCTTTCTTTTCCTGGCCATTCTTTTTCGAATCTCATCTGCTCTATGACTCATAACCCTCATCCTTTACATTCAGGTTCGTTTGTTCAATGATATGCCTTGTCCCAGGGAATTATGACGGAACATTGACATAAAACTAAAAGGTTTCATATAATAGAAAGGAAACCATTTGGTTTTACTTTTTTCTAGGAGGTCTATTATGAGCAATCAACTAGTGCCTGATATACATAAACAGGCTGTTTTTCACGCATCGATAGAAAAAGTGTGGGAGGCCGTCGCCACCAGTGAAGGCATCGCCGCCTGGTTTATGCCTAATGATTTCCGCCCGGAGATCGGCTGCGAATTCACCCTGCAGTCTCCTTTCGGCCCCTCCCCGTGCAAAGTGATCGAGCTTGATGCGCCGCATCGACTCGCTTTCAGCTGGGATACGTCGGGATGGATCGTCACATTTGAATTGAAAGAGCTTTCTGCAGAAAAAACCGAATTTACCCTGATTCATTCAGGATGGGGTGCGCCGGAAGAAACGGTTTCAAAAGCGGGAGAAAAGCAAGCGGATGTCCGCAATCGGATGAATGGCGGCTGGGAAACAATCGTCAATCAAAAGCTGCGTCAGGCAGTTGAGGGCTAGTGACATCCGCCGCAAAACATGATGTGTTCCAAGCCGTTTCCGATCCCTCCCGGCGAAAAATGCTGGAGCTCCTCGCCGGCAAAGAATTGCCTGTCACAGATATCAGCAGCCATTTCCCGATGAGCCGGACGGCTGTTTCAAAGCATCTCAGAGTTTTGTCCGAAGCAGGCCTAGTCAGCGGGAGAAAAGCGGGCAGAGAAAAACTGTACAGGCTTCATCCCGAACCTCTCGCCGAGCTGCAGCAGTGGCTCGCCTACTTCGACATGTATTGGGACAATAAGCTTTCCTTGCTAAAGCATAAAGTAGAAAACGATCAATAAAACTGCAAAAAAAGCAATCTCGCTTTGGAGATTGCTTTTTGCAGTTAAGCGCGTACGCCGAAAAATGATTTAATCTTTGCGAAAACGCCTTTATTTTCTTCTTCAAACGACTGTAAAGGCACAGATTCGCCCAGCACGCGGCGGGCGATGTTCCGGTATGCGATTGAAGCTTTATTATTCGGGTCCATGACGACAGGCTCCCCGTTATTGGAAGCTTTAATCACTTCATCATCATCCGCAACAATACCGATCAGTTCGATCGACAAGTGCTGAATGACTTCATCAACATCCAGCGTATCGCCGTTTTTCATTAAGTGGTTGCGGATCCGGTTGACGACAAGTCTCGGCGGCTCAATATTTTCTTCCTTTTCAAGCAGGCCGATGATCCGGTCAGCGTCACGAACAGCGGAGATTTCCGGTGTTGTCACGACAATCGCCTTGTCTGCGCCCGAGACCGCATTTTTATAACCTTGCTCAATCCCTGCAGGGCAGTCAATGACAATGTAGTCGAAGTCTTGTTTGAGCTGCTGGATCAGCTTGACCATCTGCTCGGGCAAAACAGCCGACTTATCGCTTGTCTGAGCGGCCGGCAGCAAATAAAGCAAATCATCAAAGCGCTTATCTTTCACAAGCGCCTGATGGATTTTGCATCGTTCCTCAACGACATCCACCAAATCATATATGATTCTATTTTCAAGGCCCATGACAACATCAAGATTGCGCAGGCCGATATCCGTGTCAACGAGACATACCCGTTTCCCCAAAATGGCCAAGGCGGTGCCAAGATTTGCAGACGTCGTCGTTTTGCCTACTCCGCCTTTCCCCGAGGTTATTACGATAGCTTCACCCAATTTTACATTCCTCCCTCAAGCCTTGTTAAACTAGGTCTTAAATGAGCTAATTGCTGAAGGCGGTCAATGACCATATTCTCATTTTCATCTAAATAAGCACATTCCATGTCGTTCCCTTCTTGGATGTTGTCTGGGGAGCGATTGAGCACATGATTGATACGCAATTGAGTCGGTCTCATATCCGAAGCCGCAATAACAGCTCGTTTATTTCCATTAAAACCGGCGTGGGCAATCCCTCTTAATGAGCCGAGGATGAAAATATTCCCTCCGGCTTTCACCATTCCTCCCGGATTCACATCCCCAATGAGAAGCAAATCACCCTCCGTTTCAAGGACTTGCCCGGAACGGACAATCTTAGCGACAGAAATAATTTCGCTTTCCGCTTTTAAGCGGTTTGCTTCATCTTTGGTCATGACTTCACTTTCAATGGAGTGGATGAACAGATTTTGTTTCTCAGTGATCACATCGGTCAGGATCTGTTCTTGCTCCTCGGTCACATAGCGGTGGCCGAGCTTAACGAGAACATTGATTTTCTGGCCTTTTCCATCCATATAATGTTCGAGTGACAGCATATCCTGAAGACCGTACAATAATTCTTCAAAAGAGCATGTGTCATCAAGATGAAGCGTCAATCCATTTTTCGTTCCTTTAATTGTTACGTATTGCTGCTTTTGGGTCTTCACGGTGTTCACCTCAACATCATACTCTTTTCGACATCGGCTCATAAAATCCTCTTTTTACTCATTCCTCAGCTCTTTCTTAAGACTGGTAAAAAACCATTTGAACGGGTAAATGAGCAGAAGGCCGCCAACGGCGTTCAGCGCAAGCGTGGGCAGGAGCCTGCCGAGCACAAATTGATGGAACGGCATAATTTCCGGACGTATCAGCATCTGCACGCCATATTGGTAAAATTCAAGAACACAGACGGCGAGCAGCGAAATAAAAATGACGACCAGCGCGTTTGTCTGCAATACTTTGAACGCTTTTGACGATAAATAGCAAATACCGGCAAAACCAAACATATATACACCTAAAAGGTCGGTGTAATTAATATCATATAACAGTCCGAAAATAAATCCATATGTAATGGCAAAAGGCTGATTGACATAAGCCGTCATAAAAACTAAGACAAGCAGCAGAAAACGCGGGATGAGCTGCTGTTCTTCCGTCACAAAAGGCAAGTTGACAAAATCCGCATAGACGCTGTCAGATACTAAAACAAACATCATGACGACGGGAAGAAGGAAGCGTTTCACGACCCTTCCTCCTCATCGTCCATCTTGTCGACATCCACCGTATCAAGCGTTCTGTCGACGACGATGACGTTATCAAGGTTATACATATCGGCTGCCGGCTCTACATAAGCGATTTTCGTCAAACCGTAGGAATCTGGTTCAACCTCTGTCACTTTTCCGATTGTCAGGCCTTTAGGAAAAACGCCGCCCGCACCGGAAGTTTCGACGAGGTCACCTTTTTTCACTTCCCTGTCTTCATCAGGCTCGATGATTTCCATGGAAAGCGCCTTTTTATCTGAGTCGTAGCCGTTGATGATTCCGTTCACCGTTTTCTTGCCTTTATCTGCAGCGA
Coding sequences within it:
- a CDS encoding ACT domain-containing protein, encoding MKEETFYLVREDVLPEAMRKTLEVKKLIERKKAESVAEAVQKVDLSRSAFYKYRDAVFPFYTMVKEQIITLFFHLEDRSGTLSHLLQVVAESGCNVLSIHQTIPLQGRANVTLSVSTRGMDENIDLLMNKLRKLEFVEKVEILGSGA
- the obgE gene encoding GTPase ObgE, producing the protein MFVDQVKIYVKGGDGGNGMVAFRREKYVPKGGPAGGDGGKGGDVVFKVDEGLSTLMDFRYQRHFKAARGEHGMSKNQHGRNAEDMVVKVPPGTVVIDDDTKQVIADLTEHGQEAVIAKGGRGGRGNTRFATPANPAPQLSENGEPGKERYIVLELKVLADVGLVGFPSVGKSTLLSVVSSAKPKIADYHFTTLNPNLGMVETEDGRSFVMADLPGLIEGAHEGVGLGHQFLRHIERTRVIVHVIDMSGLEGRDPYEDYVTINKELEQYNLRLTERPQIIVANKMDMPDAEENLKAFKEKLTDDYPVFPISAVTRQGLRDLLFEIADRLETTPEFPLYDEEDMAENRVMYKLEDEEAPFEISRDPDGTFVLSGAKLERLFKMTDFSRDESVKRFARQLRGMGVDDALRARGAKDGDTIRLLEFEFEFID
- a CDS encoding sporulation initiation phosphotransferase B is translated as MEETSKKREKNMDDKALTHELIHLLSHSRHDWMNKLQLIKGNLTLKKYDRVFEIIDEVVIEAQHESKLSNLRIPRAAYELLTFNWMAHSLTLEYEVIGQVKDLSAYEERLVVLIRKLFGIFDDAVLKGSDNHLTITLQTDGPDDRLVIFLDFHGVFTKLTGIKDFHHSLADFYEIKRFDVTDRECIAEIHIK
- the rpmA gene encoding 50S ribosomal protein L27, whose product is MLRLDLQFFASKKGVGSTKNGRDSEAKRLGAKRADGQFVSGGSILYRQRGTKIYPGENVGRGGDDTLYAKVDGTVKFERFGRNRKKVSVYPVA
- a CDS encoding ribosomal-processing cysteine protease Prp gives rise to the protein MIHAKITRSRSNKDILGFEMSGHANFAEHGQDLVCAGASAVAFGAVNAVMKLTGIEPVIDLGEDGGFLSFRFPDGTDREAFEKAQLLLEGMIVSLDTIERDYKGYLKVTTNKI
- the rplU gene encoding 50S ribosomal protein L21, whose protein sequence is MYAIIQTGGKQIKVEEGQTVYVEKLAAEAGETVTFDNVLFVGGENVKVGSPTVEGATVTGKVEKQGRAKKITVFKYKPKKNQHKKQGHRQPYTKVVIEKINA
- a CDS encoding M50 family metallopeptidase codes for the protein MSKWTELFTKLHIHPLLWLVMAIGIMTGHIKALFCLMIIILIHELGHAAAAVYFSWRIKGIFLLPFGGTLEVDEHGNRPLKEELAVIAAGPVQHIWLQFAAWLLAVNSLISPHIFETFTFYNLTILLINLFPIWPLDGGKLLFLLFSKHLPYQKAQRMMLAVSCFCCAVLIAATLLVSPSQLSAWVLLVFLAASLYQEYRNRHYAHIRFLLERYYGNEREVRRLAPITVCAEQQIYEVMLMFKRGCKHPIIIEKDGQKLSQLDENEVLHAYFTDKRTTSSMEDLLLVY
- a CDS encoding M23 family metallopeptidase; this translates as MSHRADEIRKRMARKRKRKTPDKQPFSSDGKKRPLKPPAWTAFSEDEKGGDFPPPEGSSLLINGKHPLVKADALILKCLLSACLVLVSAIAYKGQFEPANQIKPVISQVFTEEFQFAALQNWYESKFGDPLAFFQPKGAKPSGQVEVNQDLAVPAVGKVQEKFSGQGIKVETEDETIRSMKEGYVIEVDKNPETGLTVVLQHADNSYTYYGQLKKADVALYDYIDKGTKLGTIEQDKNQKGIYYFAIKQGEEFVDPIQVITFE
- a CDS encoding SRPBCC family protein; the protein is MMSNQLVPDIHKQAVFHASIEKVWEAVATSEGIAAWFMPNDFRPEIGCEFTLQSPFGPSPCKVIELDAPHRLAFSWDTSGWIVTFELKELSAEKTEFTLIHSGWGAPEETVSKAGEKQADVRNRMNGGWETIVNQKLRQAVEG
- a CDS encoding ArsR/SmtB family transcription factor — protein: MTSAAKHDVFQAVSDPSRRKMLELLAGKELPVTDISSHFPMSRTAVSKHLRVLSEAGLVSGRKAGREKLYRLHPEPLAELQQWLAYFDMYWDNKLSLLKHKVENDQ
- the minD gene encoding septum site-determining protein MinD, producing the protein MGEAIVITSGKGGVGKTTTSANLGTALAILGKRVCLVDTDIGLRNLDVVMGLENRIIYDLVDVVEERCKIHQALVKDKRFDDLLYLLPAAQTSDKSAVLPEQMVKLIQQLKQDFDYIVIDCPAGIEQGYKNAVSGADKAIVVTTPEISAVRDADRIIGLLEKEENIEPPRLVVNRIRNHLMKNGDTLDVDEVIQHLSIELIGIVADDDEVIKASNNGEPVVMDPNNKASIAYRNIARRVLGESVPLQSFEEENKGVFAKIKSFFGVRA
- the minC gene encoding septum site-determining protein MinC; this translates as MKTQKQQYVTIKGTKNGLTLHLDDTCSFEELLYGLQDMLSLEHYMDGKGQKINVLVKLGHRYVTEEQEQILTDVITEKQNLFIHSIESEVMTKDEANRLKAESEIISVAKIVRSGQVLETEGDLLLIGDVNPGGMVKAGGNIFILGSLRGIAHAGFNGNKRAVIAASDMRPTQLRINHVLNRSPDNIQEGNDMECAYLDENENMVIDRLQQLAHLRPSLTRLEGGM
- the mreD gene encoding rod shape-determining protein MreD produces the protein MKRFLLPVVMMFVLVSDSVYADFVNLPFVTEEQQLIPRFLLLVLVFMTAYVNQPFAITYGFIFGLLYDINYTDLLGVYMFGFAGICYLSSKAFKVLQTNALVVIFISLLAVCVLEFYQYGVQMLIRPEIMPFHQFVLGRLLPTLALNAVGGLLLIYPFKWFFTSLKKELRNE